One stretch of Diabrotica undecimpunctata isolate CICGRU chromosome 5, icDiaUnde3, whole genome shotgun sequence DNA includes these proteins:
- the AlaRS-m gene encoding alanine--tRNA ligase, mitochondrial isoform X2 — protein MLGNWSFGDYFKPEACKLAWDLLTKVYKLPKERLYVTYFKGNKTLGLEEDLETKEIWRQIGVPEDRILPFSLKDNFWEMGLVGPCGPCTEIHYDHIGNTNRAGFVNKDLTDLVEIWNIVFIEYNRLSDGSISKLPQKHVDTGMGFERITSVLQGEISNYETDNFSYLLKAITKNCRGIPDYSNLFGEQDLNDLNKSYRILADHTRMITVALADGMIPEQNQKLRRIIRKVFLLSETVFKKEAGLLRELTNYVVDKLGSVYPELEKNIFQVHQIINYEEDVYKSLRQSASKDWQKCVTENPKLLELDVIETRNFASAYKDIASSLTNEIDAKTAFTLYDTHGLDEENITKLAKALDLRFNIDSFIKELELAKLNSKKNSVIQNSEIYSYLTEMAIPKTDDLYKYNYSKTKDCGYVFPEIQTKILKIFKNSQSIDKISEGEHCSLLLNQTNLYSENGGQISDKGKIIFQNGIFEIESLDNLNGYILHKGKFKSNNSGSNEHLKCLSTGRIEIDPSLRLSCMRNHTSAHLLNAALKKVKVATCQKSSKVTDQFLNFDVAIFGDKLSKEELEQVEKDILAVIKRGDTVNTTNINSQDLLHLPNVTVIPGEIYPENGIRLIEINSGGLISREPCCGTHVLNTADIEDFCITNIKSLGRSTSSLTAVTGERAQLVRRNGTQLVEQIEAFSKHVDDNMDKQPILDKLLTNLRLQLNNSGDLPVTTKVKCSDKLDMISRKIQHAETEILKDFIEMEMQSALDTNIRITKNDNKYLVHYLRCSVMLEKVQLLKATRLCPDYPILVIAYADNTVKARCCVPKNFKTDDFNAEKWMNETVASVFKSRAAPPKGQDGTLVCNMKAKKVPVQEWDPLLRASIKQAQEFIERHL, from the exons ATGTTAGGAAATTGGTCATTTGGTGACTACTTTAAG CCCGAAGCATGTAAATTGGCATGGGATCTTCTTACGAAAGTTTATAAATTACCCAAGGAAAGACTCTATGTTACAtattttaaaggaaataaaacaTTGGGTTTAGAGGAAGATTTAGAAACAAAAGAAATTTGGAGGCAAATAGG tGTGCCTGAAGATCGAATTCTACCTTTTAGTCTAAAAGATAACTTTTGGGAAATGGGCCTAGTAGGACCATGTGGTCCGTGCACAGAAATTCACTATGATCACATCGGAAATACAAATAGAGCAGGATTTGTTAATAAAGACTTGACTGATCTAGTCGAAATTTGGAATATAGTTTTTATCGAATATAATAG GTTATCTGATGGCAGCATTTCGAAACTTCCTCAAAAACATGTAGATACAGGCATGGGCTTTGAAAGAATTACATCCGTTTTACAAGGAGAAATCAGTAATTACGAAACTGATAACTTTAGTTATTTACTAAAGGCTATCACAAAG AATTGTAGGGGCATACCTGATTATTCAAATCTCTTTGGTGAACAAGACCTGAATGATTTAAATAAGTCATATAGGATACTAGCTGATCATACTAGAATGATAACTGTGGCTTTAGCTGACGGTATGATACCTGAACAGAA ccAGAAACTAAGAAGAATCATTAGAAAGGTTTTCCTTCTGAGTGAAACGGTATTTAAAAAAGAAGCTGGCCTATTGAGAGAACTAACAAATTATGTTGTCGATAAGTTAGGGTCAGTTTATCCGGAATTGGAGAAAAATATCTTTCAG GTTCATCAAATTATAAACTACGAAGAAGATGTGTACAAATCTCTGCGGCAATCGGCATCGAAAGACTGGCAAAAATGTGTAACAGAAAATCCGAAATTACTTGAGCTCGACGTCATCGAAACTCGTAACTTTGCTAGTGCATACAAAGATATAGCCTCTAGTTTAACCAACGAAATAGATGCCAAGACTGCTTTTACACTTTACGATACTCACGGATTAGACGAGGAGAACATCACAAAACTAGCAAAAGCTCTTGATCTTAGATTTAatatagatagttttattaaagAATTAGAGCTCGCGAAACTGAATTCTAAAAAGAATAGCGTGATACAGAATTCAGAAATTTATTCTTACTTAACAGAGATGGCGATTCCAAAAACGGACGATCTGTACAAATATAATTACTCGAAAACTAAAGACTGTGGATATGTTTTTCCAGAAATTCAAacaaaaatcttgaaaatatttaaaaactctcAGAGCATAGATAAAATTAGTGAGGGTGAACATTGTTCCCTACTTTTAAATCAAACAAATCTATACAGCGAAAACGGAGGTCAAATTTCCGATAAAGGAAAGATAATTTTTCAAAACGGGATATTCGAAATAGAATCTTTAGACAATTTAAACGGATATATTCTTCATAAAGGAAAATTTAAATCAAACAATTCTGGATCTAATGAACATTTAAAGTGTTTATCCACTGGAAGAATTGAAATAGATCCATCTTTAAGACTGTCTTGTATGCGTAACCATACCAGTGCGCATCTGTTGAACGCAGCTTTGAAGAAAGTCAAAGTTGCCACTTGTCAGAAGTCGAGTAAAGTCACCGATCAGTTCTTAAacttcgacgtcgccatatttgGAGACAAGTTGTCTAAAGAAGAGCTTGAACaagtggaaaaagacattttgGCGGTTATTAAAAGGGGAGATACTGTAAATACAACTAATATTAATAGTCAGGATTTGTTACATTTGCCCAATGTTACTGTTATTCCAGGAGAGATTTATCCTGAGAATGGGATTAGATTGATTGAGATTAATAGTGGTGGTCTGATATCTAG GGAACCATGTTGTGGTACACATGTTCTAAATACGGCAGATATAGAAGATTTCTGCATAACTAATATAAAATCTTTAGGAAGAAGTACTTCATCGTTAACAGCTGTGACGGGTGAAAGAGCACAGTTAGTTAGGCGTAATGGTACTCAATTAGTGGAACAGATAGAGGCGTTTTCAAAACATGTTGATGATAATATGGATAAg CAACCAATACTCGATAAATTACTTACAAATCTAAGATTACAATTAAATAATTCTGGAGATCTTCCGGTCACCACCAAAGTAAAATGTAGTGATAAACTTGATATGATCAGTAGGAAAATACAGCATGCCGAAACGGAAATACTCAA GGATTTTATAGAGATGGAGATGCAGAGTGCCCTAGATACGAATATCCGGATAACAAAGAATGACAACAAATATTTAGTTCATTATTTGAGATGTTCGGTTATGCTCGAAAAAGTACAGTTACTTAAAGCAACACGATTATGTCCAGATTATCCAATCTTAGTCATAGCCTACGCCGATAATACTGTCAAAGCAAGATGCTGTGTTCCCAAG
- the AlaRS-m gene encoding alanine--tRNA ligase, mitochondrial isoform X1, whose protein sequence is MMTIIQNNQSCLLPILSTIFYSTRNCSSKHLSSNSIRKIFLDYFIKENSHTFVKSSPVVPYCDASVSFVNAGMNQFKSILLGNQEPQFTRVANSQKCIRVGGKHNDLSIVGTDGYHHTFFEMLGNWSFGDYFKPEACKLAWDLLTKVYKLPKERLYVTYFKGNKTLGLEEDLETKEIWRQIGVPEDRILPFSLKDNFWEMGLVGPCGPCTEIHYDHIGNTNRAGFVNKDLTDLVEIWNIVFIEYNRLSDGSISKLPQKHVDTGMGFERITSVLQGEISNYETDNFSYLLKAITKNCRGIPDYSNLFGEQDLNDLNKSYRILADHTRMITVALADGMIPEQNQKLRRIIRKVFLLSETVFKKEAGLLRELTNYVVDKLGSVYPELEKNIFQVHQIINYEEDVYKSLRQSASKDWQKCVTENPKLLELDVIETRNFASAYKDIASSLTNEIDAKTAFTLYDTHGLDEENITKLAKALDLRFNIDSFIKELELAKLNSKKNSVIQNSEIYSYLTEMAIPKTDDLYKYNYSKTKDCGYVFPEIQTKILKIFKNSQSIDKISEGEHCSLLLNQTNLYSENGGQISDKGKIIFQNGIFEIESLDNLNGYILHKGKFKSNNSGSNEHLKCLSTGRIEIDPSLRLSCMRNHTSAHLLNAALKKVKVATCQKSSKVTDQFLNFDVAIFGDKLSKEELEQVEKDILAVIKRGDTVNTTNINSQDLLHLPNVTVIPGEIYPENGIRLIEINSGGLISREPCCGTHVLNTADIEDFCITNIKSLGRSTSSLTAVTGERAQLVRRNGTQLVEQIEAFSKHVDDNMDKQPILDKLLTNLRLQLNNSGDLPVTTKVKCSDKLDMISRKIQHAETEILKDFIEMEMQSALDTNIRITKNDNKYLVHYLRCSVMLEKVQLLKATRLCPDYPILVIAYADNTVKARCCVPKNFKTDDFNAEKWMNETVASVFKSRAAPPKGQDGTLVCNMKAKKVPVQEWDPLLRASIKQAQEFIERHL, encoded by the exons atgaTGACAATAATCCAGAATAACCAGTCATGTTTACTCCCAATACTCTCTACTATTTTTTACTCTACCAGGAATTGCAGTAGTAAACATTTATCTTCGAATTcaattagaaaaatatttcttGATTATTTCATTAAAGAAAATAGTCATACATTTGTAAAGTCTAGCCCGGTTGTACCATACTGTGATGCTAGTGTATCGTTTGTAAATGCAGGAATGAATCAA tttaaaaGCATTTTGCTTGGCAACCAAGAGCCTCAATTTACAAGAGTGGCAAATTCTCAGAAATGTATTAGAGTAGGTGGAAAACATAATGATTTAAGTATTGTAGGAACGGATGGGTACCATCATACATTCTTTGAAATGTTAGGAAATTGGTCATTTGGTGACTACTTTAAG CCCGAAGCATGTAAATTGGCATGGGATCTTCTTACGAAAGTTTATAAATTACCCAAGGAAAGACTCTATGTTACAtattttaaaggaaataaaacaTTGGGTTTAGAGGAAGATTTAGAAACAAAAGAAATTTGGAGGCAAATAGG tGTGCCTGAAGATCGAATTCTACCTTTTAGTCTAAAAGATAACTTTTGGGAAATGGGCCTAGTAGGACCATGTGGTCCGTGCACAGAAATTCACTATGATCACATCGGAAATACAAATAGAGCAGGATTTGTTAATAAAGACTTGACTGATCTAGTCGAAATTTGGAATATAGTTTTTATCGAATATAATAG GTTATCTGATGGCAGCATTTCGAAACTTCCTCAAAAACATGTAGATACAGGCATGGGCTTTGAAAGAATTACATCCGTTTTACAAGGAGAAATCAGTAATTACGAAACTGATAACTTTAGTTATTTACTAAAGGCTATCACAAAG AATTGTAGGGGCATACCTGATTATTCAAATCTCTTTGGTGAACAAGACCTGAATGATTTAAATAAGTCATATAGGATACTAGCTGATCATACTAGAATGATAACTGTGGCTTTAGCTGACGGTATGATACCTGAACAGAA ccAGAAACTAAGAAGAATCATTAGAAAGGTTTTCCTTCTGAGTGAAACGGTATTTAAAAAAGAAGCTGGCCTATTGAGAGAACTAACAAATTATGTTGTCGATAAGTTAGGGTCAGTTTATCCGGAATTGGAGAAAAATATCTTTCAG GTTCATCAAATTATAAACTACGAAGAAGATGTGTACAAATCTCTGCGGCAATCGGCATCGAAAGACTGGCAAAAATGTGTAACAGAAAATCCGAAATTACTTGAGCTCGACGTCATCGAAACTCGTAACTTTGCTAGTGCATACAAAGATATAGCCTCTAGTTTAACCAACGAAATAGATGCCAAGACTGCTTTTACACTTTACGATACTCACGGATTAGACGAGGAGAACATCACAAAACTAGCAAAAGCTCTTGATCTTAGATTTAatatagatagttttattaaagAATTAGAGCTCGCGAAACTGAATTCTAAAAAGAATAGCGTGATACAGAATTCAGAAATTTATTCTTACTTAACAGAGATGGCGATTCCAAAAACGGACGATCTGTACAAATATAATTACTCGAAAACTAAAGACTGTGGATATGTTTTTCCAGAAATTCAAacaaaaatcttgaaaatatttaaaaactctcAGAGCATAGATAAAATTAGTGAGGGTGAACATTGTTCCCTACTTTTAAATCAAACAAATCTATACAGCGAAAACGGAGGTCAAATTTCCGATAAAGGAAAGATAATTTTTCAAAACGGGATATTCGAAATAGAATCTTTAGACAATTTAAACGGATATATTCTTCATAAAGGAAAATTTAAATCAAACAATTCTGGATCTAATGAACATTTAAAGTGTTTATCCACTGGAAGAATTGAAATAGATCCATCTTTAAGACTGTCTTGTATGCGTAACCATACCAGTGCGCATCTGTTGAACGCAGCTTTGAAGAAAGTCAAAGTTGCCACTTGTCAGAAGTCGAGTAAAGTCACCGATCAGTTCTTAAacttcgacgtcgccatatttgGAGACAAGTTGTCTAAAGAAGAGCTTGAACaagtggaaaaagacattttgGCGGTTATTAAAAGGGGAGATACTGTAAATACAACTAATATTAATAGTCAGGATTTGTTACATTTGCCCAATGTTACTGTTATTCCAGGAGAGATTTATCCTGAGAATGGGATTAGATTGATTGAGATTAATAGTGGTGGTCTGATATCTAG GGAACCATGTTGTGGTACACATGTTCTAAATACGGCAGATATAGAAGATTTCTGCATAACTAATATAAAATCTTTAGGAAGAAGTACTTCATCGTTAACAGCTGTGACGGGTGAAAGAGCACAGTTAGTTAGGCGTAATGGTACTCAATTAGTGGAACAGATAGAGGCGTTTTCAAAACATGTTGATGATAATATGGATAAg CAACCAATACTCGATAAATTACTTACAAATCTAAGATTACAATTAAATAATTCTGGAGATCTTCCGGTCACCACCAAAGTAAAATGTAGTGATAAACTTGATATGATCAGTAGGAAAATACAGCATGCCGAAACGGAAATACTCAA GGATTTTATAGAGATGGAGATGCAGAGTGCCCTAGATACGAATATCCGGATAACAAAGAATGACAACAAATATTTAGTTCATTATTTGAGATGTTCGGTTATGCTCGAAAAAGTACAGTTACTTAAAGCAACACGATTATGTCCAGATTATCCAATCTTAGTCATAGCCTACGCCGATAATACTGTCAAAGCAAGATGCTGTGTTCCCAAG
- the cbc gene encoding protein CLP1 homolog, translating to MTTDKKMIQEFVLEQDNELRFEVESKNEKVYLTLKSGTAEIFGTELVKAKTYEFLSGAKVAVFTWHGCVVEVKGKTDVIYTAKETPMIIYSNCHAALEILRTEAEKENKRGPIAMIVGPGDVGKSTLSRVLLNYAARMVRRPIFVDIDVGQGHISIPGTIGALVVERPAGIEEGFSQEAPLVYNFGHKSPQSNINLYSILVDQLASMVKERLEVNKKTRASGVIINTCGWTKGDGYKQLLSTAKAFEVDVIMVLDQERLYNEMVRDMPSFVKIIFLPKSGGVVERSKGNRIEQRDLRTREYFYGSPKNSLYPHSFDLKYSDIKIYKIGAPALPDSCLPLGMKAEDHMTKLVLLTPNAGILHHLLAVSFSENGEEDIITSHIAGYICVTNVDADRQIITVLSPQPKPLPSNILVLSEIQFMDTH from the exons ATGACTACCGACAAAAAAATGATACAAGAATTTGTATTGGAGCAAGACAATGAACTTCGCTTTGAGGTCGAATCGAAAAATGAAAAAGTttatttaactttaaaaagtgGCACCGCCGAAATCTTTGGTACAGAATTAGTTAAAGCCAAGACTTACGAATTTTTATCGGGAGCCAAAGTGGCAGTTTTTACTTGGCACGGATGTGTTGTAGAAGTAAAGGGTAAAACCGATGTTATATACACAGCAAAAGAAACTCCTATGATTATATATTCAAACTGTCATGCTGCTCTCGAAATTCTGAGGACCGaagcagaaaaagaaaataaaaggggTCCCATAGCTATGATCGTAGGCCCAGGAGATGTTGGAAAGTCAACTCTTTCTAGGGTGTTATTAAATTATGCAGCTAGAATGGTGAGAAGACCTATTTTTGTAGATATAGATGTAGGACAGGGCCATATTTCAATTCCTGGGACTATTG GAGCCTTAGTGGTGGAACGGCCTGCAGGTATAGAAGAAGGCTTTTCACAAGAAGCCCCATTAGTATATAATTTTGGGCACAAAAGTCCTCAAAGTAATATTAATTTATACAGTATATTAGTGGATCAGTTAGCATCTATGGTTAAGGAGAGATTAGAAGTAAATAAGAAAA ctcGTGCATCTGGTGTTATCATTAATACCTGTGGTTGGACCAAAGGGGATGGTTATAAACAACTTTTAAGTACAGCAAAAGCTTTCGAAGTAGATGTTATAATGGTTTTGGATCAGGAAAGGCTCTATAACGAGATGGTCCGAGATATGCCTAGCTTTGTAAAGATCATATTTTTGCCAAAAAGTGGTGGA GTTGTAGAACGTTCCAAAGGTAACAGAATAGAACAAAGGGACTTAAGAACTAGAGAATATTTTTATGGATCTCCTAAAAACTCTCTGTATCCACattcatttgatttaaaatattctgatattaaaatatataaaataggaGCTCCTGCTTTGCCTGATTCATGCCTTCCTCTTGGAATGAAAGCAGAGGACCATATGACCAAGCTAGTTTTATTGACACCCAATGCAGGAATACTACATCATCTTTTAGCAGTCAGCTTTTCTGAGAATGGGGAGGAGGATATCATTACATCGCATATTGCAGGATATATTTGTGT